One segment of Tachyglossus aculeatus isolate mTacAcu1 chromosome 16, mTacAcu1.pri, whole genome shotgun sequence DNA contains the following:
- the TRIM63 gene encoding LOW QUALITY PROTEIN: E3 ubiquitin-protein ligase TRIM63 (The sequence of the model RefSeq protein was modified relative to this genomic sequence to represent the inferred CDS: inserted 2 bases in 1 codon): MNYKPSLIQEANPMENLEKQLICPICLEMFTKPVVILPCQHNLCRKCASDIFQAANPYLPNRGGXSLTGGRFRCPSCRHEVIMDRHGVYGLQRNLLVENIIDIYKQECSSRPLQKGSHPMCKEHEDEKINIYCVTCEMPTCSMCKVFGAHKDCEVAPLQNVFQGQKTELGNCISMLVAGNDRVQTIITQLEDSSKVTQENSRQVKELLSQKFDLLYAILDEKKSELLQRVTREQEEKIGFIEALIQQYREQLEKSTKLVETAIQSMDELGGAAFLLNAKQLIKMIVEASKGCQLGKTEQGFENMDYFSLDLEPVADVLRAIDFGVDEDEEEFVEEEEIPEVEEYPEGKGEGPL; this comes from the exons ATGAACTATAAACCAAGTCTCATTCAGGAGGCCAACCCCATGGagaacctggagaagcagcttatCTGTCCCATCTGTCTGGAGATGTTCACCAAACCGGTGGTGATCTTGCCCTGCCAGCACAACCTGTGCCGCAAATGCGCCAGTGACATCTTTCAG GCGGCGAATCCCTACCTGCCCAACCGGGGGGG CTCCCTAACCGGAGGCCGCTTCCGTTGCCCCTCCTGTCGtcacgaggtcatcatggaccggcACGGGGTCTACGGGCTTCAACGCAATCTCCTGGTGGAGAACATCATCGACATCTACAAGCAGGAATGCTCCAG CCGGCCCCTGCAGAAAGGCAGTCACCCCATGTGCAAGGAGCACGAAGATGAGAAGATCAACATCTACTGCGTGACCTGTGAGATGCCCACCTGCTCTATGTGCAAGGTGTTTGGAGCCCACAAGGACTGTGAGGTGGCCCCTCTGCAGAACGTcttccagggccagaag acAGAACTGGGCAACTGCATCTCCATGCTGGTGGCAGGGAATGATCGGGTCCAGACCATCATTACGCAGCTAGAGGACTCCtctaaagtcacccag GAGAATAGCCGCCAGGTGAAGGAGTTGCTTAGCCAGAAGTTTGACCTCCTCTACGCCATCCTGGACGAGAAGAAGAGCGAGCTGCTGCAGAGGGTCAcccgggagcaggaggagaagatcGGCTTCATCGAGGCCCTGATCCAGCAGTACCGCGAGCAGCTGGAGAAGTCCACCAAGCTGGTGGAGACCGCCATCCAATCCATGGATGAGCTGGGAGGGGCCGCCTTCCTCCTG AACGCGAAGCAACTCATCAAGAT GATCGTCGAGGCCTCCAAAGGTTGCCAACTGGGCAAGACGGAGCAGGGCTTTGAGAACATGGATTACTTCTCCTTGGACCTGGAACCTGTGGCCGACGTACTGAGGGCCATTGACTTTGGAGTtg